cggggtccttccttggctagcaagcgccacctcgccggccccttgtcGATTTATTTTCAGTAGTTACCTGTACTCCACTTGACAGGGAGACCTAGACTGGCCAGCACTGCCCCCTCCAAATCTATTTCCCTCAGATGCACTTGTTCCAGTGCCTGGAGCAGAGCTGGTCTGTATCTTGTGCTTTGGAAAGCTTCAGATCAGTATCGCTGGGACCCTTCTTACTTTGTTTCCCCCCTTTGGGTGCCATGAGTGACAGGAGAGGGGGTTCCTGGGTGGCATGGTCCACCTGGATCATCTTCTGTGCACCTGAAAGGCAAAGTCTTTTTCTGCTTCATGGGCGAGATGTGGGTGTGGGGCTCCGAATGCTCTTGTTCCACTGCTCACTCTGCCACCCTTTCAGCTGGGACGATGTCGGAGTGTGAAGGAGTTTGAGAAGTTGAACCGCATTGGCGAAGGCACCTATGGCATCGTGTGTAAGTGGCTGTGATGGGATGCCTGGGCCCGAGGGACTGTCCCCAGATGAGCTGTGATGGGATGGAAGGATGGAATTATGTACCCCTGCTTCCCTGCCAAAGTGACCGGAAAGTGAGCACCCCATTTGAGTGTGGGTGAGGGCACCGTATGCTTCTGTGATGCTGCCTATGATTGACATCCCTGCATGAGGCTTGAATCTTCAGTGCAGACCTGGTGTGGCTTGTATGTACATGAGACTAAGAGGTGGGTACAAAAAAGGCTTTGGTTCCAAATTGTTGCCATTAGGACAACCCAGTTGACACCAAGGGACTGACCTGCTGGGCTGAGGAGGAACATGGCTCTGGCTCCTGGCTCCACATCTCTCTTTCTGTCATGGGAGAGCCCTGAATGAAGCCAATGACAGGACCAGTGTCCACCAAGCAGAGGACAACAGAAGCCCCAGCTTAGGGAGAAGCTGGGGAACGAGCTCACAGGAAGCTTCTCTTCTAGATCGGGCCCGGGACACCCAGACAGATGAGATTGTCGCCCTCAAGAAAGTGCGGATGGACAAGGAGAAGGATGGTGAGCTGAGAGAGAGGTTGAGTCTAGGGCTCCTGGGGACAGGTCTAAAGTGTAGTGGCAGTGGCCTCTGTATGAAGGTTAAAGGATTAATCCCAGGGTGTCCTGACTCAGCTGCCCTACTCCCAACTTCCAGCCCTCAGCTTCTAGGGACTCCCCAGAGCCTtcctgtgtgtgttgggggggagtGTAGAGCCAAGCCCTGTGGATGGACCCTGCTCTGTGTGGTTGCAGGGGTCCCCATCAGCAGCCTTCGTGAAATCACACTGCTCCTCCGCCTGCGTCACCCTAACATTGTGGAGCTGAAAGAGGTGGTTGTGGGGAACCACTTGGAGAGGTGAGCCCTTCAGGAGCTGCACAGCCTCTGCTTCCCGAGTGTTGGCCTCGCTCCTGTCTCCTGTTTCTGGTTTTAACCTGCAGAGCTGCTGGGGACAGACACTGTCATCTTCTTGTCCCTTGCAGCATCTTCCTGGTGATGGGTTACTGTGAGCAGGACCTGGCCAGCCTGCTGGAGAACATGCCGACACCTTTCTCTGAGGCGCAAGTGGGTACTGGCTGGGGCCCTTGCTGTTCTGTGGGTGTGTGAAGGTGGCCCTGAGTCTCTCCCTGAGTCCCTGAATTCCCCGATCTTCCTGTGCAGGTGAAGTGCATTGCGTTGCAGCTCCTCCGAGGTCTCCAATACCTGCACCGGAACTTCATCATCCACAGGTGGATCATGTTCCACAGGGTGGCACAGGGTCCTTCACAAGTCACAGTGGCTGCAGCTGTGGTGCTCCTTGAAGGCTGGAGCCGGCTGGGCCCAAGCCTGGCCACAAGGCTCCTACCTGTTGTATATCTGGTTGAACATTCCACAGTCCCAAATGGGGAAAGGGGAATCCCATACCCCCTATCCCGGGAGGAAAGGAGTAGCTGGTCCCGGTAGTAATTCcccacaataaataatccacacagataagGACATTTTAGTTtaggcaagaaaactcacactgtaagctgttcacccacaagccagttgctccaccatgTGGACCACAGCCTTGATGGCATTTCCCAGTTTAGGTCTCCTGACTAGTATTTATTGAGATAAAAACCAGGTCCCACctcccaaggggaggggaaaaagccagatgaaaggcaatggggaaacaagacCAAGGGATACAAATAAGACcaattaagatacaaatgaggACTAATTCAAAGGCCTCTGTTTACATCACACCTTCCTATACACAGAAACAGCCTGTTCTGGGCCAGAAACCCCCAACCCCTTGACCCTCTGCTCTTTTTCTCCAGGGACTTGAAGGTCTCCAACCTGCTCATGACAGACAAGGGCTGTGTGAAGACGGGTGTGTGCTGGTTGTCAGGTTGGGGGGTGGGTACTGCTGTGCCCCATGACCTGGCTGGTGGCTGACACTTGCGCATTTCTACCGGCATAGCTGACTTCGGCCTGGCCCGGGCCTATGGCACCCCTGTGAAACCCATGACCCCCAAGGTGGTCACCCTGTGGTGAGTCACTACTTTCTGAAGGATGTGAGGGGGACTAGAGGGGCAGTGCCATGGCGAGCTTACCACTTTCTGGGTGAGATGCCCCTAAGACAGGTGGCTGAGAGGCACCGAAGGGCAGCTCTGAAAGGACCATGCCCTGGAATCTTCTGGgctggctctggccccatgtggGCCTCCCATCTGCCGCTCCGGGTCCTCAGGCCCAGTGGGGACCCTATAGTCCGTAGTCCTGGGTGCTACATGCTAGCTCTCTGTGCTAGGCTGTTTCTGTGCACAGGTACCGTGCTCCCGAGCTACTGTTGGGGACCGTCACGCAGACCACCAGCATTGACATGTGGTGAGATGAGGCTTCAGGGACCGAGGAGGGAGACATCTCCAGGTCTCTGTGGCCCTGGAGTGGTCAGTCCCTGGGTAGCCGCCCTGGTCTGAGTGGCTGAGCCAGGGTGCTGGCTTCTTTCCCCCTCAAATGGACACAGGCACTATCTCTGCAGGGCTGTGGGCTGCATCCTGGCCGAATTGTTGGCCCACAAGCCACTTCTCCCAGGCACTTCTGAAATCCACCAAGTGGACCTGATCGTACAGCTTCTGGGGACACCCAGTGAGAACATCTGGCCGGTGAGTGCCTGGCCTGGCCAAGACTGTGGGGCCCTGTGGCCTCACCGTCTCCCAGGCTCATGGCCCACTGCCTCCAGGGGTTCTCCAAATTGCCACTGGCCAGCCAGTACAGCCTGCGTAAGCAGCCCTACAACAACCTGAAGCACCGCTTCCCCTGGCTCTCCGAGGCAGGCCTGCGCCTGCTCAACCTCCTCTTCATGTACGACCCCAAGAAAaggtgccagtatctgtggttaCCCCCAGGATGGGAGGGCATGGCCATACTGGGTGCaaggcagcccccccccccccgggcctgCTCATGTCAGATGTCCACTCAGGGCCACGGCTGGGGATTGTCTGGAGAGCTCGTACTTCAAGGAGAAGCCCCTGCGTGAGTGTCTGCCCAGGCTGGGCCTTGGGAGGTAGGGTGCAGTCTGTGGGCAGAGCCGTTTTGGAAGGGAGCCTGGGGCCAAGCAGCTCAGGACTCAATGTGAGTGGATGTGGAGATGGGCTAGGGCTGACACAGATCTGATAGTGACCCACCTCTATCCCTAGCCTGCGAGCCAGAGCTCATGCCCACCTTCCCGCACCACCGGAACAAGCGTGCTGCCCCAGCTGCACCCTCAGGTGCCGAGGCCCAGAGCAAGCGCTGCAGACCCTGACGTGTGGGGCATAGAAGAAAATAATCATCACTGACATCTAGTACCCCACAGTGGCCCCAGGAGCAGACCTGGCCCTGGGAGAGACAGACTAGCTCAGCATGAGGCCTCAGGCCTGGAGGGGTGCGGCCCTGTGGCCTCTCTTGGTCTGCAGGAGCTGCCCAGGGCATGGAGTGCCATGCTACTGCCTGGGTGGGGATGAGGGCTGGACCCTAGGGAAAAGCTGCTGCTCCCAGGACCCcaagataaattattttccaaacaaCCTCGAACTCAGTGTCTTTAATGGTCTCCGACTGCCCACCCATCAAGCATCCTTGGGCTGAGGGGTCCAGCCCGCTCAGCAGTCAGTGATGACTCTTGTTGGGCTCAGGGCCGCTCCTGTGTCCCCTCCCAGAACCATCTCCAGAGCAGCAGTAGAGGGGACAAGGGTGTGCTGAGTGAGGTGGTGTAGACAGAGCTTGGACAGTGACGCCCTCTCACACGACTGGCATGGTGACCAGGCAGGAGCAGGCCCACTAGAGATGGGCCCTCTTAGAGTTCCGCTTCCTGAGACCATGGGGACAGTGCCCGGGGTATGGGTCAGTGGTTGCAGGGCCTGGAAGGGGCCCTGCTGGGGGCTGTGGCATCTGTGGGTCTGGGGTGTGCACTAGCTGAGGGAGGGCCCGAGGGATCCAACCTCTGCCAAGGCCCCTGGGGATAGGCAGGCCAGTGCCAGGGTGTGGGTGGGCTGTGCCCAGAAAAGCACCAGAGACCCCCTTACTTCCCCCAAAAAGGCTAGGCCTAGAGCTGCCCAGGGTTGTCTCGAAGCAGCGCATCCACCTGTGCTCTCCGCAGCCATAGGCGCCTCTGTGTGTCCCCCAGCAGCACGCGTAGTGCATGGCTTGGTCGGCAGGCGGATAGGGAAGTGCAGTGGGCGGTGTGTAGCTGGCGGCATGTATCACAgcacacagtgggcagggtgcccGGCGCCAGGCACTTGTGTGCCTGGTAAGCAGCAGGCTCGTGGGCCACCCCAGGGCTCTGTGGAGGGCTGGCCCGCCTGGGACTCCCAGGGGCTTTGGGAGAGGCCAGGTCTCCAGGCTCATTCCACAGCCCCGtgtgcagagacaggaaggagAAAGCTGCGGGCACCGGCCCTAGCTCCTCCAGGGCCCTGTATGGTGGGCTGCTAGTGTTAGGCAGGGTACCCCCCTGGGCCCCAGACTCCCAGGCCCCACTGTCGGTTCCCCACAGCTTGGCACTCTGAGCCCAGAGGTGTGGCTGGTAGGTCAGCTCCGAGGATGGGGAGTCCGGGCCAGGAGAGGACCCCCCGTACAGACTGGCCACCTCCGAGCCCTCATCCTCTGGCAGCTCCTGGTACAAGTCGAGCTGGGCCTGGTACATGGACAGGGAGCCCCGGGGCGGCAGAGGCGGCGGCTCCTCGTCCTGCACCAGCCGCTGCTGCAGCCAGGCCACGCAGGAGGCCACGTCAGCGCTGGCCCGGCGTGCTTGCAGCAGCTCTTCAGCCGGCAGCATGCTGGTGCCCAGCTGGGCCAATACCTCTCCCAGGATGTCACATTCCAGCCGCAGCGCGAAGCAGCCCAGGGCCACCTGCAACAACTGGCTGGCAGGGGGCAGGGCAGCCACCATGAGGCGGTGTCCAGCCCGGCGCTCGTAGCCCATCTTCCGGAAGCTCTGGAGGAGCAGGTCCTCGGAGAGAGCACCCTTCAGCACGTGCACGTAGCCCCCGGAGAAGGTCTGTGAGGGAGGGGCTTGGTCAGTGCGGCTCAACCCTGTGCCTCCCGCTGTCTGCTGACTGCTGCCCACTGCCTTTTCCCTTCTGCTTTTTTCccctataagttttttttttttttggtcacacccggcaacgctcaggggttactccaggctctatgttcagaaatcggccctggcaggcacaggggaccatatgggataccgggattcgaaccaccgtccttctgcatgaaaggcaaacgccttacctccagcctatctctccggccccccataagttttttttttgtttgtttgttttagtttttgggtcacacccggcggtgctcaggggtgtctcctggctgtctgctcagaaatagctcctcgcaggcacgggggaccatatgggacaccgggattcgaaccaaccatctttggtcctggatcggctgcttgcaaggcaaacgccgctgtgctatctctccgggtccccccCTATGAGTTTTAAGTCAACTCAGTAatgacttgtttttttctttggtgcCAGGTCTTGAACCCTGGACTTCTGTGGCATTAAGCTAAGTCCCAGCCCCAGAACTGACTCTCTGGGAGACAGGACTGGAAGGAGCAGAGGCGCAGCAGGTGGCAGCCCCTGACACCATCGAGCCCTGAAGCAAAGAGCGACACGCTGAGATGCCCTCCTGGGACTGAACTAACAGGCTCGGGCACCTCAATGAGGGACCAAGAGGACGGACCCCTCCACCACCATCAAGGCCTTCCAGCCGCTCAAGGTGTATGGGAGACACGGTCTGATCCTGTCCAGCCTAGCATCAACAAGCCGGGCTGAGTAACAACAGGGAGGATAATGCTTCCAAACTGGCCTGTGCCCATTTCAGAAGCAAGTGTGACTGACTGTGTGCCGTTCCCAAAACCACACGGGCAGGAGCGGGCAGAGCTGTGGCTGGGTGCCTGAATCAGGATGGCCCtgctctccaccaccaccaccccccatcaCGGAAACCCCCGAAGTCAGACGAGCAGGTGTCCCCGCCGGCCCGGAGCTCGCCTCCCCCAGCCGCTGCCACGGCAACGGAGAGAGGCCTCCGCCCCCGTGCAGTGACGGCAGCGCCTTCCCACTTCCCACTCGCCCGCTCCCAGCCAGGCTGGATCACGGCGGGTGCGGGGCTCCAGGAGTGGCCCAACTGGCATCCTCCCTCGGGGATGCGCGGCCCCGGTCTCTGGGAGGGAGGGACTGGAGGGAGACCGGGAGGGTGGCAAGGAGGCACCCCGGGACCCCACCCGAGCCCCCGGCCTCGCGGCCGCAAGCGCAGGCTGCCTGGCTACCTTGATGGTGGTGAACTCCTTCCTCCAGGGCAGCAGGTACAGGTGCACGGCCGCCAGCTCCAGCAGCTCGAAGGCGCGCGCCAGGCCGCGCAGCGCGGGCGCCAGGTCGGCTCGGCCCCATAGGCCGTCGCTCAGCAGCGCCAGCGCGTCGTCCTGCAGCGCCCCGTGTAGGTCGAAGTCCTCCACCAGGATCTGCCAGAGCACGGCGCGCAGCGACGGGTCCCCGCACACGCCCGCGCGGCCGTGCCGCAGCTCGCGCTCCAGGCACTGGCGGTAATCCTCGGACAGCGACGGGTTGCCCATGCTGGGCAGCAGCCCCCGCGCCCCTCGGCGAGGGGCCTCGGACTCCCACACCGCGCTCAGCCCCGGCGCCGGCCCAGAGCTTCCGCCCGCAGCTTCGCGCAGGTGCCTCGGCCGCGACGCCGGGCGCGGCGGGACGGGGCGGGGCTAGGGAGGCCGGGCCGAGTCTCGATTGGAGCGGGTCTGGTGGGGGCGGGATCTAGATGCCGGGGCGGGGCTTTAAGAGGGGCTGATTGGTCCGGGGCTCGGAGGGCGTGGCACAGGAGAGGCTCCGCGAGGAGCTGACTGGCACTGGGAAGCAGGGGGCGGATTAAGAGGGCGTGGCTTAGACGAGGTTCCGAGGGGCGGGGCTTGTTGGCCTAGGGCGGGTCTCGGGGCGGGGCGGTGCACCTTGGTACACAAGCTGCAGAGCCCAAACTGTGGACCCCTATTGGTGCCCTGGTTCGGAGTcgcaggtctttttttttttttttgtggggaggcctacccggctgtgctcagaaatcgctcctgcaggttgagggttggggaaccatatgggatgccaggaatagaacccggttcgttttttgttttttaatttttttgttttttttttttttttgggtcacattcggcagcgcccaggtgttactcctggctctacgctcagaaatcgctccagcaggctcggggaaccatatgggatgccgggattcgaaccaccgtccttctgcatgcaaggcaaacgccctacctccttgctgtctctctggccccggttcgTTTTGGGccggtgcaaggcaaacctcctacccTCATGCTATCACCCTGCCACCCCCACCCCGAGTCGTGGGTCTTTCCACAGAGCCCTTTGACCCAGGACTGGGTGCACAGTGGATTTACAGTAAtccattgttgtgtatgtaaacattttatgggattattatgttactgaccctaccctgatgggcaccgatcagggtagggtcagtaacataataatcccacaaaatgtttacatacacaatccATCACCCCTTGTACCCAAACATTGGGGCTCAGGTGGGCAGTTGTGACACCTTTGGAGGGTTGATGCAGTGGAAGTTCTGTGatttccttccccctcctttggccacaccaggctatataatcaaggtttactcctggctctgggctcaggaatcactcctggtgatgctcaagagaacatatgggatgtggggtcGTCTGTgcgcaaggtaagtgccttccaCACTATTTCTCTGGATCCATTTGcggatttattttttggtttttggagatTCTGCTCACCCTGGttctgctcagtggtcactcctggtagtgtttggaggAACCAGAGGCCATGCCAAGCAATCTAATCTGGTTCCATCACCTTACCTTACCCCTGTACCACTTCTTTGACTCCCAAACCCTGTGGTTTAAAATATCCAACCAGGGCAGGAATGCTCAATGACTAGGCACATGTTTTGCTGTGGGAGTCCAGGGAACCTTATGTCACCCCAGCATTGCCAGCTGTGAACCAAACACTAAACAAAAATGGCAACCTCCAGGTGTCTGTGAGGGGCATCTGGCCAATCTGCTGCCTGCCTGTCTTCACAGTCCTCAGACTGGGTTCTTCCAACTAGAGCCTCCTTGATTACTCAGCATGGCTTCCAGACACTCTGTGAAACTGACTGTCCTAACTTCATTTTCCTGCCACTTCCTCCAGCCTCATCCCTGCACCAGCCCTGGCAACACTGATTGTGGTGGATGTACCCCAGCCCTGGGTGGGTCCTGTCTGCAACCGTCCCTCCCCCTGGGGTTGCTCCATGAGGAAGTTGGTGCGCAATCCAGAAAACCTTCAGTGTGAGTGTGACTTGGGAAAGCTTGGCTCGTCTTAGCACTGTTGGTCCACAGAACAGAAGTAATGCTGAGTCCACA
This window of the Suncus etruscus isolate mSunEtr1 chromosome 14, mSunEtr1.pri.cur, whole genome shotgun sequence genome carries:
- the CDK10 gene encoding cyclin-dependent kinase 10, whose amino-acid sequence is MEEPEPEQIRLKCVRTGGHFTVPPEHRLGRCRSVKEFEKLNRIGEGTYGIVYRARDTQTDEIVALKKVRMDKEKDGVPISSLREITLLLRLRHPNIVELKEVVVGNHLESIFLVMGYCEQDLASLLENMPTPFSEAQVKCIALQLLRGLQYLHRNFIIHRDLKVSNLLMTDKGCVKTADFGLARAYGTPVKPMTPKVVTLWYRAPELLLGTVTQTTSIDMWAVGCILAELLAHKPLLPGTSEIHQVDLIVQLLGTPSENIWPGFSKLPLASQYSLRKQPYNNLKHRFPWLSEAGLRLLNLLFMYDPKKRATAGDCLESSYFKEKPLPCEPELMPTFPHHRNKRAAPAAPSGAEAQSKRCRP
- the SPATA2L gene encoding spermatogenesis-associated protein 2-like protein translates to MGNPSLSEDYRQCLERELRHGRAGVCGDPSLRAVLWQILVEDFDLHGALQDDALALLSDGLWGRADLAPALRGLARAFELLELAAVHLYLLPWRKEFTTIKTFSGGYVHVLKGALSEDLLLQSFRKMGYERRAGHRLMVAALPPASQLLQVALGCFALRLECDILGEVLAQLGTSMLPAEELLQARRASADVASCVAWLQQRLVQDEEPPPLPPRGSLSMYQAQLDLYQELPEDEGSEVASLYGGSSPGPDSPSSELTYQPHLWAQSAKLWGTDSGAWESGAQGGTLPNTSSPPYRALEELGPVPAAFSFLSLHTGLWNEPGDLASPKAPGSPRRASPPQSPGVAHEPAAYQAHKCLAPGTLPTVCCDTCRQLHTAHCTSLSACRPSHALRVLLGDTQRRLWLRRAQVDALLRDNPGQL